ACCTCAGGGTCCATGCCGCTGTATTTGGTAAAGGTGAGCAGGTTATCACCGCTCACGTATACACGCAGCGCTGTTTTCCATGGCATGTTTTTGAACGTATAACCGATCAGCAGGTTCTTTAAACGCAGGTAGCTGCCATCTTCCAGGTACCAGTCAGATGTAGTCTGGAAGTTTTTGTTAGCATCGCTCGCGGAGATCTTTGGAATATCGGAGCCGGTGTTGGTGGGCGACCAGGCATCCAGGATTTTGTTCCAGCGGTTGTAGCCTTGCTCGGAACCATTCAGCGTCGTCTGTTTAAAGGCGTGGAACAGTTTAGCACCGCTCACACCCTGGAAGAAGAAGCTGATATCGAAATTGTTCCAGTTAGCACTACCATTGAAGGCATAGGTTACTTTTGGATACGCGCTGCCCATGTAGTAACGGTCGGCATCGTTAATGCTGCCATTACCGTCCTTATCCACGAACTTCAGGTCACCCGCTTTCGCGAAGGGCTGGATGCGCGCACCGGATTTGTCAACATAAGCTGCAGCTTCTGCATCTGTCTGGAAAATACCATCTGTTTTAATCAGCCAGTAAGCATACGCAGGCTGACCAACGATCGAACGGAAAGGATTCAGCACACCTCTCCACACATCGCCATCTGCCCAGTACGAACCGGCGTTGCCGTCGATCTTTTCAACCTTATTGTTCAGCGTAGCAAAGTTACCGCCGACGCTATATCCCACTTTACCAACCTGGTCGTGCCAGTTAGCGCTTAATTCAAAACCTTTGTTACGGATCAATCCCTGGTTGATCATGGGAGCACCGAAACCGAAGGTATTCGTCCAGTTCAGCTCCTGGCGGGAGATCAGGTCATATGTTTTCTTGTTGAAGTAATCGGCAGTCAGCGTCAGTCGCTCGTTCATCAAAGCGATATCGATACCGAAGTCCGTTTGTTCCGAAGTTTCCCATGACAGGGCCGGGTTGTACTGGTTTGCCATGTACAGTGCGGTAGACTGCGGGCTCTTTTCGCCAACCTGGTACGCAATGCCGGAACCCAGTGTGGGATATCCATAAGCGGTACCGATGGAGCTGAGGTTACCGATACGGCCCCAGCTGGCGCGCAGCTTCAGGAGGTCAACAGCGGGCACGTTAAAGAACGGCTCAGAGCTGATTTTCCAGGCAGCGGTAAGACCCGGCAGGCCCTTGGAGCGGTAATCGGCAGGCAAACGGCCGGCAATATCGCGGCGGTAGCTACCGGTTACAAAGTAACGATCGGCCCAGCTATACGCCAAACGACCTACATAAGAAAGGTTGCGGTCAACCCACTGGTTATCACCCGGACGGTTCTGGTCGAACACCGAAGCGTTCAGGAAGAACTGTGCCCACTCGGCCTCGTCCTGCAGTCCTCTCGCGGCGGCGCTGAATGAACGGGCACCGTTCTGCTGCGCGGTCATTGATGCCATCGCGGCGATGCTGTGTTTACCGAAAACACGTTCGTAGTTGGCCGTGTTTTCCCAGATCCAGTGGTAGCTTTTATTGGTGGAGTAAGAAAGCGTGTTCTGGTCGTTCGGTTTACCTGGCTCCGTTCTTTTCGGTTCGAAGTTTTTCCACAGTGAGTTACCCTGGCGGTAAGAGAAGCGTGACAGGAAACTGAGGCCTTTCACGATATCAGTCACATTCACTTCAGTAACAGATTGAAGATCGTTGCCGCGGTTGTACGGTTTGTTACGCAGCAGCGTTGCTACCGGGTTGATCGCGTCACCGTGGATACCCAGGTACTGCGATTCACGCGGACCAACACCACCGAAGGAACCATCGGCATAGTAAGGAGTAGCCGAACGTGGCATATAGATGGCGGAGAGGATCACGCCGCTGTAACCACTGGAGGTTTCCGTACCACGATTATCGTTGTTGTTATAGAACAAGTCCTGGCGCAGCCTGATATGATCGTTAAACTGGTAGTTCGCATTAAAGCGCAGGGAGATGTTTTTATTATAAGTATTCAGCAGTGTACCTTCTTCATTCTCATAACGCGCCTGTAACAGCGTAGAGAACTTTTCGGTGCCGGCATTTACTGTTACGGTATGACGCTGAATAACGCCCGTGCGGAACACTTCATCGATCCAGTCCGTGCGCGTTTGCTGTGCATATGGGTTTACAGCTGCGTCCCAGCCGCTGAGCGGTGGTAAACCGGCGTTGGTGTAAGCCAGGTTAGATACTTTGGCTTCCTCTTCCGCAGTAAGTGATTGTGGCGTTCTCCAGGCTTGCTTCATGCCTACGAACGTATTGTATTCCACGCCCGGCTTGCCTTGTTTAGCCTGGCGGGTGGTAATCAGGATTACACCTGCGGAGCCGGAGAAGGCACCATAGATTGCCGCAGATGCCGCATCTTTCAATACCGTAATACTTTCAATATCGGCAGGATTGTAAGGAGCATTAGGCACGCCATCTACTACATACAGTACATTTTCCGAAGAACGTGAGCCGATACCGCGGATCGTTACTCGCGGAGAACTGTTCGGGTGACCACCATTGTTGATTACCGTTACACCAGGCACCTTACCCTGGATCATCGCAGCCACGTTTAACACGGGACGGTTTTTCACCTGGTCCATATCTGGTACGGTGGATACCGCGGCAGACAGGTCACCTTTCTTCGCTTTACCGTAACCGAGTACTACGATCTCGCTTAAGGATTCGCGGGTCGACTTCAGCGTTACCGAAGCCGTAGCCGGATCGTTCGCTTTCATCTCTTTCGTTTCGTACCCCATGAAGCTGTAGCTCAGCACTGCGTTTTCGTCTGACAGTTCAATCGAGTATTCTCCATTTTCATTAGTGATGGCGCGGTTATTTGTGCCCTTCTGCCAGATGCTCACACCCGGAATAGGCTCCTCTCCCTCTGCCATCATCACGCGGCCTTTCACCGCAACGTTTGCTGTAACCGCAGCCGCTGCCGGCCTTTCTGCCTTACGAAAAATGATCGCATTGTTATGCACGCTAAATTCGATACCGGCAACTTTTTCCAACATGGCCAGCGCTTCTCCCAAAGAGATGTTATTGGGATGAAAGTCGCGCACGGTGATCTTGTCAAAGTCCTCACGGATAAACGTAAAAGAGAAATTACTTTGTTTGTCGAGCGCTTTTAGCACCGTAGACAGCGAGGCCGAGGAGATGTCGAGCTTCACTTTCTCGTTCAGTTCCCGCTGTTGCGCAAAACCAACGGAGGTAACCAGCAGGCAGCAGCCAAAAAGCAGCAGCCGTTTGGTAATGGGCATAGTACGGCCCCTACCTGGAGCGCTATGCGCCACGGGCGTAGAAGTGTGGTTCATAATCTGGTGATTTTTCAGAGATGGGTCGTCATCTCTTATTAATAAATAGTTACTAGCTTGTTCTTAATCGTGTAATTTTTATGCGTCATATAACACAGGGCATCCATCGTTTGCCCGAATCGTTGCTTTGGAAAGGCGATGGTGATTTTCTTCTGAAGGCGCCGCTCATTCTGCCAGGCTACTTCGTAACCATTACTTTCACATAGTCGCGTAAAGGCATCTTTTATACTCAGCTGTTCTGCCGTAAAACCGCCATCCATCCATGCGGTGGAAAGTGTGGTATCTATTTCATGTGTCACCAGCACGCTGTCGTCGGGAAAGTAGGCGGCTGCGCGTCCAGGCTCCAGTATGGCCTGTGTTTGCCGGTTAGCTTTAGATGACACCTGCACCTTACCAGAGGCAAGGGATACACGCGTCATTTTTTCATCGCGGTACGCCTCCAGGTTAAAGCGGGTGCCCAATACCTTCACTACCACGTCGCGCGTTACGATCACGAAAGGCCGTTCGCTGCTGCGTTCCACTTCAAAATACCCTTCCCCTTCGAACGCTACCCATCGTGTTTTTGAAGCTGCTTCTTCTCTCCAGCTAAGAGAGGCATTGGCATTCATCCAGATCACGGAGCTATCGGGCAGCATCACCTTTTTGATCATACCGCTGGTATTACGCACGTGAAAAATGTTATCCGCAGTGGCCTGCTTCGCTTTGTGCAATTGCTGTTGTTTGGCAGAAAAGTAACCGATGCCTGCGAGCAGTATGACCGATGCGGCGGCGGCCCACTTCCGTACTAAGGGACGGATGTTGTGCTTTTGTTTTTTGGCAACATAATCCCGGAAGCCGGCCAGGAACCGCTCCTGCTGCGACTCCGCATGCTCGACGGGGGCGTTGTTATGCAGGCCTTTGTACCAGCTATCGAGTAGCGCCAGTTCTTCGGGCGTGCATTCGCCTGCATGAAATTTGTCGAGTAATGCTTTCGCATTCGGATATTGTGATGTTGGCATACATAAAAGAATACCCGGCGAAAAAGAAATGTTAACTCGTCCTGCGTTAAGAAATTGTAAACAACAGCATGGCAGAAACCAGCTGGGCAGATAAGGCGGGGTTACTGCGGATATGGTCCTTCACCTGCTCCAGTGCGCGCGAGTACAGTACGCGGGCAGAGCCGGGTGCGATATCCAGTTCTGTAGCGATCTTTTTGTAGGAGTACTGGTGGCGTAAACGTAATACGAATAATTTTTGCTGGTGGGGCGACAGCATATCGATGGCTTCTTTCAGTACGGTTTCCATGAGTGCTTCCGATTCGATGGCGGAAGCTTCTTCAATTGTACCGGTGAGCAGATCTTCCAGTGTTTTGAGGTGTGCGCTGTAACGGCCAGCGCTGCGGTAATAATTGAGTACACGGAATTTAAGGGCGTTGAGCAGGTAATACTCCAGTTGTTCATCCTTTGGTAAGTCCTCCCACTTCTCCCAGGCGGCCATCAGTACATCCTGTACGATATCGAACGCGTCGTGCGCATTCGTTTTCGCAACGGCGACAGCTAACAGTTTGTTCCAATAAACCTGCACAGAAGCCTCGAAGGAGGCTGTTTGATGATGAATTGGCATAGATTGAGTTGTGGCTACCGGCGTAAAAATAGGGAGTCAGTGTTACGCGAATATTAAGTGTGCATATCTTTCATACGTTTGTTGCCGGGGGCTGACCCAAAAGTGCAATGAGGGCTTTGAGAATCGCTTAAACGATGACTGGTCTCCATCAGTCAGCCGAATAAAACTGGGGCTGACAAATATTTTTTGGTCAGCCCCGCTTTCTTATTTCAGCCGGTACCAGTAGCTTTCATAACCGGCGGCCTTCATTTTTCCTTCCTGCGGGATGGGCCCGCCGTTGAGGGCCGTCCACTTTTTATCGGTAGCGACCAGTTGTTGCAGATGCAGTTGTTGTTCGCTGGCAGACAGATTATTAAGAATAAGCACTTCACTGTTGTTCCAGCGGTAGATCATTCCTGTCACATGACCGGAGCCTGTTTCCACTACCTCCCATCTCCCCCAGTTCATTTCGGGGCAGGCGCGGCGCATGGCGATCAGCCGCCTGGTAAATTGTAACAGTGAGTTGGGATCACGTTCCTCTGCAACAACGTTTCTCATACGATAGTTAGCAGCACCCGTATCGATTACCGGCCTTAATGGCGATTTACTGGTACTAAAACCTGCATTCACACTATCGTTCCACTGCATAGGCGTGCGCACCGCCAACCGTTCTGCCAGCGCCAGGTTATCGCCCATGCCGATTTCGTCGCCATACCTGATTACCGGTGTACTGGGCAACGAGAACAACAGGCTGTAAGCCAGCTTCAGTCGCTTCTGGTCGTTGTTTAACATCGGTGCCAGGCGCCTGCGGATGCCGCGGTCATACAACTGCATGGACGGCAGCGGACCGAAGGCCTCGTATACCCGGCTGCGTTCCTTTTTTGTAAGCCGTCCGAGGTCCACTTCGTCGTGATTGCGCAGAAACTGCGCCCACTGACTGTGATGCGGCATGCCCCCGGTGGCAGACAATGCCTTTTGCAGATGCGCCACCTCTCCCGCTGCCAGTGCATAAAACAGTAACTGGTTTACGTGGAAGTTGAACATCAGGTGTAAACCTTCGCCATGTTCACCGAAGTAATGCGTGTTTTCGCCCGGCGTGATGTTCGCTTCACCGAGCAGCACTGCGGACGGAGCAATGGACTGCACATGGCGGCGCATCTCCTTAATAATATCGTAATTGCCTTTGAAGTTGTCGCCTTTCGTATCGGGCACCTCTATCGCAAAAGGCACCGCATCTAATCTAAACCCATCAACACCTTCTGCCAGCCAGAAGGAAAGCATCTTTTTCACTTCACTCCTCACCGCAGGCTGCTGCAAATCGAGGTCGGGCTGAAACTCGTAAAAGCGATGGTAGTAATACGCTTTCGCCAGACTATCGTACGTCCAGATGCTTTTTTGCACCCCGGGGAAGGCCATGCCTTTATCGAAGTTGTCCGGCTTGGTGCGCGACCACGAATACCAGGTGTGATAAGTGTTCGTAGTATCGCGACTCTGCACGAACCAGGAATGTTCTATCGAGCTGTGATTCACTACCAGGTCCATGATCACCCGAATGCTATCTCTTTTCGCCTGCTGAACAAAACGGCGAAAGTCATCGATACTCCCCATCCGTGGCTCAACGCTATAATAATCCTTTACATCATACCCATCGTCGCGCCAGGGCGAAGGCTGAAAAGGCGCTAGCCAAACCGCGTTCACTCCCAGTGATTTGATGTAGGGCAGGCGCTGCGTCAACCCGTTAAAATCGCCAATGCCATCGCCATCGCTATCGCTAAAGACCTTTACGTCGAGCGAGTAAATGATCGCCTGTTTATACCACAGGCTATCGAGCGACGGCAGCGGCGGAAAGCCAGCTTCCTTGCGTTCCGTATTCACCCCCTGCAACATTTCGATGGCCTCATCGGGCACATCCTTCTTGAAAATACCAGGCTTGAAAATAAAGAGTCCGGCGGTGCAGATGCCCACTAAAAGTACCACTACGGTCAGGCGCTTGTTCATATCCATTTTTCCGGATGAGCGCAATTATTATGCGAGAGGATACGTGGCCATTCATGGCGGGCTAACAAGGAAGAGGCGTGGCGTTTTATGCACAAAAAAGTGGCCCATGTTAAACATGGACCACTTCTACCTCATCTGTTAATTTGTCGCTTCAAGCAACCCCCACTTAAGCGCTAACAGTTATTTCTGAGGTTCCTGTGTTTTAGTAAAATCAAGGGAAGAGCCGTCGTCATAATTAATATGCCATGATTTGATCTTGCC
This genomic interval from Chitinophaga horti contains the following:
- a CDS encoding FecR family protein; the encoded protein is MPTSQYPNAKALLDKFHAGECTPEELALLDSWYKGLHNNAPVEHAESQQERFLAGFRDYVAKKQKHNIRPLVRKWAAAASVILLAGIGYFSAKQQQLHKAKQATADNIFHVRNTSGMIKKVMLPDSSVIWMNANASLSWREEAASKTRWVAFEGEGYFEVERSSERPFVIVTRDVVVKVLGTRFNLEAYRDEKMTRVSLASGKVQVSSKANRQTQAILEPGRAAAYFPDDSVLVTHEIDTTLSTAWMDGGFTAEQLSIKDAFTRLCESNGYEVAWQNERRLQKKITIAFPKQRFGQTMDALCYMTHKNYTIKNKLVTIY
- a CDS encoding SusC/RagA family TonB-linked outer membrane protein produces the protein MNHTSTPVAHSAPGRGRTMPITKRLLLFGCCLLVTSVGFAQQRELNEKVKLDISSASLSTVLKALDKQSNFSFTFIREDFDKITVRDFHPNNISLGEALAMLEKVAGIEFSVHNNAIIFRKAERPAAAAVTANVAVKGRVMMAEGEEPIPGVSIWQKGTNNRAITNENGEYSIELSDENAVLSYSFMGYETKEMKANDPATASVTLKSTRESLSEIVVLGYGKAKKGDLSAAVSTVPDMDQVKNRPVLNVAAMIQGKVPGVTVINNGGHPNSSPRVTIRGIGSRSSENVLYVVDGVPNAPYNPADIESITVLKDAASAAIYGAFSGSAGVILITTRQAKQGKPGVEYNTFVGMKQAWRTPQSLTAEEEAKVSNLAYTNAGLPPLSGWDAAVNPYAQQTRTDWIDEVFRTGVIQRHTVTVNAGTEKFSTLLQARYENEEGTLLNTYNKNISLRFNANYQFNDHIRLRQDLFYNNNDNRGTETSSGYSGVILSAIYMPRSATPYYADGSFGGVGPRESQYLGIHGDAINPVATLLRNKPYNRGNDLQSVTEVNVTDIVKGLSFLSRFSYRQGNSLWKNFEPKRTEPGKPNDQNTLSYSTNKSYHWIWENTANYERVFGKHSIAAMASMTAQQNGARSFSAAARGLQDEAEWAQFFLNASVFDQNRPGDNQWVDRNLSYVGRLAYSWADRYFVTGSYRRDIAGRLPADYRSKGLPGLTAAWKISSEPFFNVPAVDLLKLRASWGRIGNLSSIGTAYGYPTLGSGIAYQVGEKSPQSTALYMANQYNPALSWETSEQTDFGIDIALMNERLTLTADYFNKKTYDLISRQELNWTNTFGFGAPMINQGLIRNKGFELSANWHDQVGKVGYSVGGNFATLNNKVEKIDGNAGSYWADGDVWRGVLNPFRSIVGQPAYAYWLIKTDGIFQTDAEAAAYVDKSGARIQPFAKAGDLKFVDKDGNGSINDADRYYMGSAYPKVTYAFNGSANWNNFDISFFFQGVSGAKLFHAFKQTTLNGSEQGYNRWNKILDAWSPTNTGSDIPKISASDANKNFQTTSDWYLEDGSYLRLKNLLIGYTFKNMPWKTALRVYVSGDNLLTFTKYSGMDPEVGGYGMDGGQFPVSRIYAVGAKLNF
- a CDS encoding alpha-amylase family protein, giving the protein MNKRLTVVVLLVGICTAGLFIFKPGIFKKDVPDEAIEMLQGVNTERKEAGFPPLPSLDSLWYKQAIIYSLDVKVFSDSDGDGIGDFNGLTQRLPYIKSLGVNAVWLAPFQPSPWRDDGYDVKDYYSVEPRMGSIDDFRRFVQQAKRDSIRVIMDLVVNHSSIEHSWFVQSRDTTNTYHTWYSWSRTKPDNFDKGMAFPGVQKSIWTYDSLAKAYYYHRFYEFQPDLDLQQPAVRSEVKKMLSFWLAEGVDGFRLDAVPFAIEVPDTKGDNFKGNYDIIKEMRRHVQSIAPSAVLLGEANITPGENTHYFGEHGEGLHLMFNFHVNQLLFYALAAGEVAHLQKALSATGGMPHHSQWAQFLRNHDEVDLGRLTKKERSRVYEAFGPLPSMQLYDRGIRRRLAPMLNNDQKRLKLAYSLLFSLPSTPVIRYGDEIGMGDNLALAERLAVRTPMQWNDSVNAGFSTSKSPLRPVIDTGAANYRMRNVVAEERDPNSLLQFTRRLIAMRRACPEMNWGRWEVVETGSGHVTGMIYRWNNSEVLILNNLSASEQQLHLQQLVATDKKWTALNGGPIPQEGKMKAAGYESYWYRLK
- a CDS encoding RNA polymerase sigma factor, encoding MPIHHQTASFEASVQVYWNKLLAVAVAKTNAHDAFDIVQDVLMAAWEKWEDLPKDEQLEYYLLNALKFRVLNYYRSAGRYSAHLKTLEDLLTGTIEEASAIESEALMETVLKEAIDMLSPHQQKLFVLRLRHQYSYKKIATELDIAPGSARVLYSRALEQVKDHIRSNPALSAQLVSAMLLFTIS